Proteins encoded by one window of Salmonirosea aquatica:
- a CDS encoding glyoxalase: protein MNSKDTAFIALRPQLSTEPTENPAEQFQNQVLRPILKFQHERIVAVFQHHVMKRRVPLDGMAPDDRKSYVEKAFQKDLALRNQLIGLVLGLMTTDEWATFISQEKELSRRLHDLLIQRLQSTLG, encoded by the coding sequence GTGAATTCAAAAGATACTGCATTTATCGCCCTGCGGCCCCAGCTTTCAACGGAACCCACCGAAAACCCGGCGGAGCAATTTCAGAACCAAGTCCTGCGTCCCATCCTTAAATTCCAGCATGAGCGAATCGTCGCCGTTTTTCAACATCATGTTATGAAGCGGAGGGTACCCCTGGATGGCATGGCACCCGACGATCGAAAAAGCTATGTCGAAAAGGCTTTTCAAAAAGACCTGGCTCTGCGCAACCAATTGATAGGCCTGGTACTTGGATTAATGACCACCGACGAATGGGCCACTTTTATTTCACAGGAAAAGGAGTTGAGCCGCCGCTTGCATGACCTGCTGATCCAGCGCCTGCAAAGTACCCTGGGGTAG